Proteins co-encoded in one Candidatus Atribacteria bacterium ADurb.Bin276 genomic window:
- the drrB gene encoding Daunorubicin/doxorubicin resistance ABC transporter permease protein DrrB, with protein MKSQSLYQKACWLANDIQVLFIRSLKHIYKNYDQLLGLTIQPIMFMLLFRYVLGGAILVEEGTYINFLMAGILVQGVAFGSLTTSYSIAMDLQRGIIDRLKTLPIASWAVMMGHVAGDLVRNTLQAVIIIIMGLLVGFHPQANLTEWLIITLLVFLFTLAVSWMAAIMGLAAKTLESVSWIGFLVMFPLTFASAAFVPTKTMPAVLRTFAENQPVTHIVEAIRALTMGKSSDHHLWFALVWCVAIIIISIPVAAYLFRRHGGK; from the coding sequence TCGCAGTCTCAAACATATCTATAAGAATTATGACCAATTGCTGGGCTTGACTATTCAACCGATCATGTTTATGCTCCTCTTCCGATATGTCCTGGGTGGTGCTATTTTGGTTGAAGAGGGGACCTATATTAACTTTCTGATGGCAGGCATTCTTGTTCAGGGAGTAGCATTTGGTTCTTTAACCACTTCATATAGCATTGCGATGGACCTCCAGCGAGGCATTATCGACCGCCTGAAAACGCTCCCCATTGCCAGCTGGGCGGTAATGATGGGGCACGTAGCCGGTGACCTGGTCCGTAATACCTTACAAGCAGTCATCATCATAATCATGGGATTATTGGTTGGTTTTCATCCCCAAGCCAATTTAACCGAGTGGTTGATTATTACTCTTTTGGTGTTTCTCTTTACCTTGGCTGTTTCCTGGATGGCTGCAATTATGGGTTTAGCAGCAAAAACTCTGGAATCGGTTTCCTGGATAGGTTTTCTGGTCATGTTTCCTCTAACCTTTGCCAGTGCTGCCTTTGTCCCGACCAAAACCATGCCTGCTGTACTTCGAACTTTTGCCGAGAATCAACCAGTCACCCACATCGTGGAAGCTATACGCGCTCTGACAATGGGAAAATCATCGGATCATCATCTTTGGTTCGCCCTGGTATGGTGCGTGGCAATCATTATTATTTCAATTCCTGTTGCAGCCTACTTATTCAGAAGACATGGAGGGAAGTAG